A DNA window from Molothrus ater isolate BHLD 08-10-18 breed brown headed cowbird chromosome 2, BPBGC_Mater_1.1, whole genome shotgun sequence contains the following coding sequences:
- the KPNA3 gene encoding importin subunit alpha-4, whose product MAENAAATGLESHRIKSFKNKGRDAETMRRHRNEVTIELRKNKRDEHLLKKRNVPQEESLEDSDVDADFKAQNVTLEAILQNATSDNPVIQLSAVQAARKLLSSDRNPPIDDLIKSGILPILVKCLERDDNPSLQFEAAWALTNIASGTSAQTQAVVQSNAVPLFLRLLHSPHQNVCEQAVWALGNIIGDGPQCRDYVISLGVVKPLLSFINPSIPITFLRNVTWVIVNLCRNKDPPPPMETVQEILPALCVLIYHTDINILVDTVWALSYLTDGGNEQIQMVIDSGVVPFLVPLLSHQEVKVQTAALRAVGNIVTGTDEQTQVVLNCDVLSYFPHLLTHPKEKINKEAVWFLSNITAGNQQQVQAVIDAGLIPMIIHQLAKGDFGTQKEAAWAISNLTISGRKDQVEYLVQQNVIPPFCNLLSVKDSQVVQVVLDGLKNILIMAGDEASTIAEIIEECGGLEKIEALQQHENEDIYKLAFEIIDQYFSGDDIDEDPSLIPEATQGGTYNFDPTANLQTKEFNF is encoded by the exons actaTGAGAAGACACAGGAATGAAGTTACAATTGAATTGCGGAAG AACAAAAGAGATGAAcatcttttgaaaaaaagaaatgttcctCAAGAGGAAAGCTTAGAAGATTCTGATGTTGATGCTGATTTCAAAGCA caaAATGTAACACTAGAAGCTATACTGCAG aatgcCACAAGTGACAACCCAGTGATCCAACTGAGTGCTGTCCAAGCTGcaag AAAACTCCTATCCAGTGACAGAAATCCACCTATTGATGACTTAATAAAATCTGGAATTTTACCAATTCTGGTAAAATGCCTAGAAAGGGATGATAA TCCTTCATTACAATTTGAAGCTGCATGGGCATTGACTAACATAGCATCAGGCACTTCTGCACAGACTCAAGCTGTTGTACAGTCGA ATGCAGTACCCCTCTTCTTGAGACTACTTCATTCACCACACCAGAATGTTTGTGAGCAAGCTGTCTGGGCTCTCGGAAATATTATAG gTGATGGTCCTCAGTGTAGAGATTATGTCATATCACTGGGAGTTGTCAAACCTCTTCTGTCCTTCATCAATCCCTCCATTCCCATCACCTTCCTTCGGAACGTCACATGGGTCATTGTAAATCTCTGCAGGAATAAGGACCCCCCACCGCCTATGGAGACAGTTCAGGAG ATTTTGCCAGCATTGTGTGTTCTCATTTACCATACAGATATAAAC ATTCTCGTGGACACCGTTTGGGCTTTGTCCTACTTAACAGATGGTGGAAATGAACAGATACAAATGGTGATTGATTCGGGAGTTGTACCTTTTCTAGTTCCCCTTCTGAGTCATCAGGAGGTTAAAGTTCAA acagcagcactgagagcagtAGGCAACATAGTAACTGGTACTGATGAGCAGACACAAGTTGTTCTCAATTGTGATGTTTTGTCTTATTTCCCACATCTCCTGACGCATCCAAAAGAGAAGATAAACAAG GAAGCAGTTTGGTTCCTTTCCAATATCACAGCAGGAAACCAGCAACAAGTTCAGGCTGTAATAGATGCTGGGCTAATCCCCATGATCATACACCAGCTGGCTAAG gggGACTTCGGGACACAAAAGGAAGCTGCTTGGGCAATTAGCAATTTGACAATAAGTGGGAGAAAAGATCAG gTTGAATACCTTGTACAACAAAATGTAATCCCACCATTCTGCAATCTACTCTCAGTAAAGGATTCTCAAGTGGTGCAGGTGGTGCTGGATGgcctgaaaaacatcctgatAATGGCTGGTGATGAGGCTAGCACTATAGCTGAAATTATAGAAGAGTGTGGAG gattAGAGAAAATTGAAGCCTTGCAACAGCATGAGAATGAAGACATTTATAAACTAGCATTTGAAATTATAGATCAATATTTCTCTGGTGATGAT ATTGATGAAGACCCCAGTCTCATTCCTGAAGCCACTCAAGGAGGTACTTACAACTTCGACCCAACGGCCAACCTTCAAacaaaagaatttaatttctaa